The Candidatus Nitrosocosmicus franklandus genome contains a region encoding:
- a CDS encoding class I SAM-dependent methyltransferase, with translation MNVNTKSTSIDNNKLEKFVMKSVEDMGSSVNALMIMLGDRLGLYKALQQYGPLTSEELAQKTETSERYIREWLASQAAAEYITYDSANRKFALPPENAMVLADENSPVFIMGGYQLVRSLFKDEDKFAEIFKTGKGFRWGEHHHDLFEGTARYFKTGYLSNLVQSWIPSLEGMEERLKKGAKVADIGCGYGISTTIMAKSFPNSQFYGFDNHAPSIEIAKENAVKENVKANTNFQVVSATDNSIGSDYDLVAFFDCLHDMGDPLGSLKLARQSLKSDGACMIVEPLANDRLEDNLNLNGKISYAVSSVVCVPNSLADNGPALGAQAGEQKIRDLAHEAGFSRFRRIAQTPLNIVYEARA, from the coding sequence ATGAATGTTAATACTAAATCAACTTCAATAGATAATAACAAGCTTGAGAAATTCGTCATGAAGTCTGTTGAAGATATGGGAAGTAGTGTAAATGCATTGATGATCATGCTAGGTGATAGATTAGGTCTGTATAAAGCCCTACAGCAATACGGTCCTCTAACATCAGAAGAACTTGCCCAAAAGACCGAAACCTCTGAACGTTACATAAGAGAATGGCTTGCAAGCCAAGCTGCTGCGGAATATATTACATACGATTCAGCAAATAGAAAGTTTGCACTGCCGCCTGAAAATGCAATGGTTTTGGCAGACGAAAATAGCCCTGTATTTATTATGGGGGGTTATCAGTTGGTAAGATCATTATTTAAGGACGAAGACAAATTTGCAGAGATATTCAAAACAGGTAAAGGGTTTAGATGGGGTGAACATCATCATGACTTATTTGAAGGAACTGCAAGGTACTTTAAGACTGGATACCTTAGTAATCTGGTCCAATCATGGATACCTTCACTAGAAGGAATGGAGGAAAGACTAAAGAAAGGCGCAAAGGTTGCTGACATTGGATGCGGCTACGGTATTTCTACCACAATAATGGCAAAATCTTTTCCTAACTCGCAGTTTTATGGCTTTGATAATCATGCACCGTCAATAGAGATTGCAAAGGAAAATGCTGTAAAAGAAAATGTAAAAGCTAATACAAATTTTCAGGTAGTCTCTGCTACAGATAATTCTATAGGTAGCGATTATGATTTAGTCGCCTTTTTTGATTGTCTTCATGATATGGGTGATCCACTTGGATCTCTCAAGTTAGCAAGACAATCTCTAAAGAGTGATGGAGCTTGCATGATTGTCGAACCCCTTGCAAACGATAGATTAGAAGATAATCTGAATCTAAATGGCAAAATATCTTATGCAGTTTCATCTGTCGTGTGTGTTCCAAATTCTCTTGCCGACAATGGTCCTGCATTAGGTGCTCAGGCAGGTGAACAAAAGATAAGGGACCTTGCACATGAAGCGGGGTTTTCGAGATTTAGGCGAATTGCTCAAACTCCTTTAAACATCGTTTATGAAGCCCGAGCCTAA
- a CDS encoding SLC13 family permease codes for MQKKFTIGISLIAIYLVILFTVPSLVFEKSVTPIIAGITIIMVAVYVVLGLDILHRTIIVMFGAIISIVLAIILGSLYAEDSLHFVIESVDFNTIGLLLGMMILVAVLGETGVFHQIGIKLGKISKGNVWTLMVLLCTFTAVASMFVDNVTTILLMVPVTLSIMRTLGLNPFPFIVAQVLASNIGGSATLIGDPPNILIGSAAGIDFNSFLIYMGPTIAVTFVFSLLLLKLFFRNDLKNAQKIEQQEDIQDLMNRDENVIVTHHKGLLLKSMIVIVGVIILFSLQTITHLEVSIVAIGGAAALLVIARVPLEKILHEVDWATLLFFVGLFVIVGVAEHAGLINILANLAINITGGDPWLTL; via the coding sequence TTGCAGAAAAAATTTACTATTGGTATATCTTTAATTGCAATTTACCTTGTTATTCTTTTTACTGTTCCTTCTCTTGTATTTGAAAAGAGTGTTACTCCCATAATTGCTGGTATTACCATAATCATGGTGGCAGTTTACGTCGTACTTGGACTTGACATTCTCCATAGGACGATTATTGTAATGTTTGGGGCAATTATATCCATTGTATTAGCTATTATTCTGGGATCTCTTTACGCTGAAGATAGCCTGCATTTTGTTATAGAATCCGTAGACTTTAACACCATAGGTCTCTTGCTTGGGATGATGATTTTGGTTGCAGTACTTGGAGAGACGGGTGTATTTCATCAAATCGGAATAAAGCTAGGCAAGATTAGCAAGGGTAACGTCTGGACACTAATGGTATTGTTATGTACCTTTACAGCTGTTGCATCAATGTTTGTTGACAATGTCACAACCATATTGTTAATGGTTCCTGTTACCCTCTCTATAATGCGAACTTTGGGACTAAACCCTTTTCCCTTCATTGTGGCTCAAGTTCTAGCTTCAAATATTGGGGGCTCTGCAACCCTGATAGGCGATCCTCCGAATATCTTAATCGGATCTGCTGCAGGTATCGATTTTAATTCCTTCCTGATATATATGGGACCCACTATTGCAGTGACTTTTGTATTTTCTTTATTGTTATTAAAACTCTTTTTCAGAAATGATCTGAAAAACGCCCAAAAAATTGAACAGCAAGAAGATATCCAAGATTTGATGAATAGGGATGAAAATGTAATAGTAACACATCATAAGGGGTTGCTTTTAAAATCCATGATCGTTATAGTGGGTGTAATTATTCTATTTTCCTTGCAAACTATAACACATTTGGAGGTATCAATAGTGGCAATAGGTGGAGCAGCCGCCCTATTAGTCATAGCTAGAGTTCCACTAGAAAAAATATTACATGAAGTTGATTGGGCAACTTTATTATTTTTTGTAGGTCTGTTTGTCATAGTAGGAGTAGCCGAACATGCAGGACTCATAAACATACTTGCAAATTTGGCTATCAATATAACTGGAGGTGACCCATGGTTAACTTTATGA
- a CDS encoding SLC13 family permease, translating to MVNFMITWLSAIAGSFIDNIPFTTTMIPLVHSLHTDPTIAAAFGSGSRYEFSPLWWGFALGADLGGNGTLIGSSAGVVAAGLSQKFGHNISFTRWFKIGFPFMLLTLAVGNIVLYALLLFVY from the coding sequence ATGGTTAACTTTATGATAACATGGCTGTCAGCTATCGCAGGTTCATTTATTGATAACATTCCATTTACAACTACAATGATACCACTGGTTCATTCGTTACATACAGATCCAACTATTGCAGCAGCTTTTGGTAGCGGTAGCAGATATGAGTTTAGTCCATTGTGGTGGGGTTTTGCATTGGGAGCAGACTTGGGTGGTAACGGAACTTTGATAGGATCTAGTGCTGGCGTAGTAGCCGCTGGGTTAAGTCAAAAGTTTGGACATAACATATCTTTTACAAGATGGTTCAAAATAGGATTCCCATTTATGCTGTTGACCCTTGCGGTTGGTAATATAGTCCTTTATGCATTGCTTTTGTTTGTTTATTGA